In Streptomyces sp. SLBN-118, the following are encoded in one genomic region:
- a CDS encoding acyl-protein synthetase LuxE, giving the protein MTTHIDAGPRSSIALTGTEFAELDRLIFEDDDWWAMPSADQAALRHRFITAAVAHHLEHNADYRAFAESSGSTLADLGAPGSLERVPQFPTRMFKRVEVRSVPAADCDVFKSSGTSGTQSMVWRDEPSLERLAGSLRPEGDIWRTLYGDIDLDDDGQMIHLGPNRREADGVWISYIMTLVEMFASTRSYVADGVLRLRDVVRDLESALADGKFVCVAGPPVFTAELLRHMSDNSIKLSAGDRMAVITGGGWKKNESTKLDPDRLRSLAMDTFGLASEQQVRDVFNQVELNTAFIECEHHRKHVPPWVEVIVRDPRDLTPVSAGQVGLMSYLDPTARSYPCFLLAEDFGSAETDNCPCGRAGTTVHIDRRMRTSSHHGCALRLAETVRTD; this is encoded by the coding sequence ATGACGACGCACATCGACGCCGGGCCGCGGTCGTCCATCGCGCTCACCGGCACCGAGTTCGCCGAACTCGACCGGTTGATCTTCGAGGACGACGACTGGTGGGCGATGCCGAGCGCCGACCAGGCCGCGCTGCGGCACCGGTTCATCACCGCGGCGGTGGCGCACCACCTGGAGCACAACGCGGACTACCGGGCCTTCGCCGAGTCGAGCGGGTCCACGCTCGCCGACCTCGGCGCCCCCGGGAGCCTGGAGCGGGTGCCTCAGTTCCCGACCCGGATGTTCAAGCGCGTCGAGGTACGCAGCGTCCCCGCGGCGGACTGCGACGTGTTCAAGTCCAGCGGTACCAGCGGCACGCAGAGCATGGTCTGGCGAGACGAACCGTCGCTGGAGCGGCTGGCCGGCTCACTGCGTCCCGAGGGCGACATCTGGCGCACCCTCTACGGCGACATCGACCTCGACGACGACGGCCAGATGATCCACCTCGGGCCGAACCGTCGCGAGGCGGACGGCGTGTGGATCAGCTACATCATGACGCTCGTCGAGATGTTCGCCTCCACTCGCTCCTATGTCGCCGACGGTGTGCTGCGCCTGCGCGACGTCGTACGCGACCTGGAAAGCGCGCTGGCCGACGGGAAGTTCGTGTGCGTGGCCGGTCCGCCGGTCTTCACGGCGGAACTGCTGCGCCACATGTCGGACAACAGCATCAAGCTGTCCGCGGGCGACCGGATGGCGGTGATCACCGGCGGCGGCTGGAAGAAGAACGAGTCCACCAAACTCGACCCGGACCGGCTGCGGTCACTCGCCATGGACACCTTCGGCCTGGCATCGGAACAGCAGGTACGCGACGTGTTCAACCAGGTCGAGCTGAACACGGCGTTCATCGAGTGCGAGCACCACCGCAAGCATGTGCCGCCGTGGGTCGAGGTGATCGTGCGCGACCCACGCGACCTGACCCCGGTTTCGGCCGGGCAGGTCGGCCTGATGTCGTACCTGGACCCGACGGCGCGCAGCTACCCGTGCTTCCTGCTGGCGGAGGACTTCGGATCCGCCGAGACCGACAACTGCCCGTGCGGGCGGGCCGGCACCACGGTTCACATCGACCGCAGGATGCGCACCTCCAGCCACCACGGCTGTGCCCTGCGCCTCGCCGAGACGGTGCGGACCGACTGA
- a CDS encoding PIG-L deacetylase family protein: MSTVLAVVAHPDDEVIGPGGTLAKHAKAGDEVHVLILAEGKTSRADDPDPEASAALSAQETAASCAVLGSTGVHRLDLADNQLDTYPLLILAQQIGAVVERLAPHTVYTHHSGDLNIDHELTTRACMIACRPHASPVRWLLGFSTLSATDAGYAGREPFVPALYSDITDTLANKLDAMRCYASELRDFPHPRSLKAIGLQAELFGAHANTAAAEAFSVLRGTWDTHISQSKEV, from the coding sequence ATGAGCACCGTGCTCGCCGTCGTCGCGCATCCCGACGACGAGGTGATCGGCCCCGGCGGCACGCTGGCCAAGCACGCCAAGGCCGGCGACGAGGTACACGTACTGATCCTCGCCGAGGGCAAGACGTCGCGGGCCGACGACCCCGATCCCGAGGCCAGCGCGGCACTGTCGGCACAGGAGACGGCAGCGTCCTGCGCGGTCCTGGGGAGCACCGGCGTGCACCGGCTCGACCTCGCCGACAACCAGCTCGACACCTACCCCCTGCTCATCCTGGCCCAGCAGATCGGCGCCGTCGTCGAACGGCTCGCCCCGCACACCGTCTACACCCACCACAGCGGCGACCTCAACATCGACCACGAACTGACCACCCGTGCCTGCATGATCGCGTGCCGGCCGCACGCGAGCCCGGTGCGCTGGCTGCTCGGCTTCTCCACCCTGTCGGCCACCGACGCGGGTTACGCAGGCCGCGAACCGTTCGTGCCCGCTCTCTACAGCGACATCACCGACACGCTGGCGAACAAGCTCGACGCCATGCGCTGCTACGCGTCGGAACTGCGGGACTTTCCGCACCCGCGCTCGCTCAAAGCCATCGGCCTGCAGGCCGAACTGTTCGGCGCGCACGCGAACACCGCCGCGGCGGAGGCGTTCAGCGTGCTGCGCGGGACCTGGGACACACACATCAGCCAGTCGAAGGAGGTGTGA
- a CDS encoding alpha/beta hydrolase: MSEHRARWSRRVLGLIAAGSTLALAVVVPTLADAHEASAESTAEIGWADCGEGSVPGAQCAQMEVPLDWTKPDGKKITLALSKLPALDQDNKIGPLLFNPGGPGGSGMGAVAYSDLLAVAPEFAPLRQRFDLIGFDPRGVGQSTPIACPKPLHDSAVSTFPRSRAAFEQLKQFNKAAGQACREATGPLIDHVDTASVVSDVEALRKALGAQKISWLGLSYGTEIGSLYAQRHPDRVRTMVLDGVVDHSLQTRTAALDEARATEKALRRFADWCKTDEQCALRGADVIATYDSVMTAARTSGIPASNLGRKANAEELANGAYTFLTQPSAWPLLSGALAAAAGLAGDADATGLVTPASFLQPEYKAYRTVGCHDFAPNTRGFVDMAVQSARLRSAAPHTWRYSEFWDWTSGCLGWPVPAANQPAPLEVHGAPPVLLVNTRYDAATPYPWAQRLAAKIEGSRLLTVEGDGHTGILNSACARGHEAQYLVTGKTPAAGTTCATSKSAAVAKAITSGGLR, from the coding sequence ATGTCGGAACATCGTGCGCGGTGGTCCCGCCGCGTCCTGGGGCTGATCGCCGCGGGCAGCACTCTGGCCCTCGCGGTGGTCGTGCCCACTCTGGCCGATGCCCACGAGGCGAGTGCCGAATCGACGGCGGAGATCGGCTGGGCCGACTGCGGTGAGGGCTCGGTGCCCGGCGCCCAGTGTGCGCAGATGGAGGTGCCGCTGGACTGGACGAAGCCGGACGGGAAGAAGATCACCCTGGCTCTGTCGAAGCTGCCCGCGCTGGATCAGGACAACAAGATCGGTCCGCTGCTGTTCAACCCGGGCGGCCCCGGCGGCTCCGGCATGGGGGCGGTGGCCTACAGCGACCTGCTCGCCGTCGCGCCCGAATTCGCGCCGCTGCGCCAGCGGTTCGACCTGATCGGGTTCGACCCGCGCGGTGTCGGCCAGAGCACGCCGATCGCCTGCCCCAAGCCGCTGCACGACTCCGCGGTCAGTACGTTCCCGCGCAGCCGGGCCGCCTTCGAGCAACTCAAGCAGTTCAACAAGGCAGCGGGGCAGGCCTGTCGCGAGGCGACGGGACCGCTGATCGACCACGTCGACACTGCCAGTGTCGTCTCCGACGTCGAAGCCCTGCGCAAGGCACTCGGCGCACAGAAGATCTCCTGGCTGGGCCTGTCCTACGGCACCGAGATCGGCTCGCTCTACGCCCAGCGCCACCCGGACCGGGTGCGGACGATGGTGCTCGACGGAGTCGTCGACCACAGCCTGCAAACCCGCACGGCCGCGCTCGACGAGGCCCGGGCCACGGAGAAGGCACTGCGGCGCTTCGCCGACTGGTGCAAGACCGATGAGCAGTGCGCCCTGCGCGGCGCCGACGTGATCGCCACGTACGACAGCGTCATGACCGCGGCGCGGACCTCGGGCATCCCGGCGTCGAACCTCGGACGCAAGGCCAACGCCGAGGAACTCGCCAACGGCGCGTACACGTTCCTGACCCAGCCGTCGGCCTGGCCGCTCCTGTCGGGTGCGCTCGCGGCCGCCGCGGGCCTGGCCGGGGACGCCGACGCCACGGGCCTGGTCACCCCCGCGTCGTTCCTGCAGCCGGAGTACAAGGCGTACCGGACCGTGGGCTGCCACGACTTCGCGCCGAACACCCGCGGATTCGTCGACATGGCCGTGCAGTCCGCCCGCCTGCGCTCGGCGGCCCCGCACACCTGGCGCTACTCGGAGTTCTGGGACTGGACGAGCGGCTGCCTGGGCTGGCCGGTGCCCGCCGCCAACCAGCCCGCCCCGCTGGAGGTCCACGGCGCACCGCCCGTGCTGCTGGTCAACACCCGCTACGACGCGGCGACTCCGTACCCATGGGCGCAGCGCCTCGCGGCGAAGATCGAGGGCAGCCGGCTGCTCACCGTCGAGGGCGACGGGCACACCGGCATCCTCAACTCCGCCTGCGCGCGCGGCCACGAGGCCCAGTACCTGGTGACCGGAAAGACGCCCGCGGCGGGCACGACCTGCGCGACCTCGAAGTCGGCCGCAGTCGCCAAGGCGATCACCAGCGGCGGACTTCGGTGA
- a CDS encoding LLM class flavin-dependent oxidoreductase — translation MDVGVMLTTAHPDHWSETEVFDYSMDFAVEADKIGYQSAWLLEHHFTRYGLCPNTLTMAGYVLGQTKQIKVGTAVVILPLDHPIRIAEQTNMLDQLSHGRFILGVGRGYFPKDFEAFGVDPAKSHILQTEYVDIIRSIWETGSAKWEGQEITLPDVTPFPTQYTKPTPPLYGVGQSPSTIEWAASRGIPLIMPAIGAYEAMRSIIDLYNETAESHGIDPTTVPHALCTVAHVAETTQKAHDEIWKHMCWWEQEHDDAAFTMEQLQKLPNYRFQYGEWQAAALRGDRTNADFTNYMLENSIVGSVEECVDRLGRTMEVTGVRNFQLGVEATLNRDRILENMNMFAEEVLPRIGWKPSAVS, via the coding sequence ATGGACGTAGGCGTGATGCTGACGACGGCCCACCCCGACCACTGGTCGGAGACCGAGGTCTTCGACTACTCGATGGACTTCGCCGTCGAGGCCGACAAGATCGGCTACCAGTCGGCCTGGCTGCTCGAGCACCACTTCACCCGCTACGGCCTGTGCCCGAACACGCTGACCATGGCGGGCTATGTGCTGGGACAGACCAAGCAGATCAAGGTCGGCACCGCGGTGGTCATCCTGCCGCTCGACCACCCGATCCGCATCGCCGAGCAGACCAACATGCTCGACCAGCTCAGCCACGGCCGGTTCATCCTCGGTGTGGGCCGCGGGTACTTCCCGAAGGACTTCGAGGCCTTCGGCGTGGACCCGGCCAAGTCCCACATCCTGCAGACCGAGTACGTCGACATCATCCGCAGCATCTGGGAGACCGGCAGCGCCAAGTGGGAGGGCCAGGAGATAACGCTGCCCGACGTGACGCCGTTCCCCACCCAGTACACCAAGCCGACCCCGCCGCTGTACGGCGTGGGCCAGTCGCCGTCGACGATCGAGTGGGCGGCCTCGCGCGGCATTCCGCTGATCATGCCGGCCATCGGCGCGTACGAGGCGATGCGCTCGATCATCGACCTCTACAACGAGACCGCCGAGAGCCACGGCATCGACCCGACCACCGTGCCGCACGCCCTGTGCACCGTCGCCCATGTCGCCGAGACCACCCAGAAGGCGCATGACGAGATCTGGAAGCACATGTGCTGGTGGGAGCAGGAGCACGACGACGCCGCGTTCACCATGGAGCAGCTGCAGAAGCTCCCGAACTACCGGTTCCAGTACGGCGAATGGCAGGCAGCGGCGCTGCGCGGTGACCGCACCAACGCCGACTTCACCAACTACATGCTGGAAAACAGCATCGTCGGCAGCGTCGAGGAGTGCGTGGACCGCCTCGGCCGGACCATGGAGGTCACCGGCGTGCGCAACTTCCAGCTCGGCGTCGAGGCCACCCTCAACCGCGACCGGATCCTGGAGAACATGAACATGTTCGCCGAGGAAGTCCTTCCCCGTATCGGCTGGAAGCCGAGCGCGGTCTCGTGA
- a CDS encoding class I SAM-dependent methyltransferase gives MSVEPATHGQGETAADPGDSTLMNATYSGVYGEIYRTHWWWRAREHQVLHYVGKHGRWAGRRAKVLDVGCGDGFIWRRLEPFGDVEGIEPDRVLVAPDSPVRDRIEVADFVQGRPRGDDHDLVLMLDVLEHIDDQDAALRRVASLLGPDGRGVITVPALMALWSEFDELSGHFRRYTRTSLRAALEGAGLRVLELRYYYAWTVVPLFLRRMLFKADASEHSHFVKAPAQPVNRLMYGLSRIDHWLTRRLPAPAGSSLIAVVARTP, from the coding sequence ATGAGCGTGGAACCGGCAACTCACGGCCAGGGCGAGACGGCGGCCGACCCGGGGGACTCGACCCTGATGAACGCCACGTACAGCGGCGTCTACGGCGAGATCTACCGCACGCACTGGTGGTGGCGGGCCCGGGAGCACCAGGTGCTGCACTACGTCGGCAAACACGGCCGGTGGGCCGGCCGCCGGGCGAAGGTCCTCGACGTCGGCTGCGGCGACGGGTTCATCTGGCGGCGGCTCGAACCCTTCGGCGACGTCGAGGGGATCGAGCCGGACCGGGTACTCGTGGCCCCCGATTCGCCGGTACGCGACCGCATCGAGGTCGCGGACTTCGTGCAGGGGCGGCCGCGCGGCGACGACCACGACCTGGTGCTGATGCTCGATGTGCTCGAGCACATCGACGACCAGGACGCGGCGCTGCGCCGGGTGGCGTCCCTGCTCGGCCCCGACGGCCGGGGCGTGATCACGGTCCCCGCGCTCATGGCGCTGTGGAGCGAGTTCGACGAACTCAGCGGCCACTTCCGGCGCTACACCCGCACCTCCTTGCGGGCGGCGCTGGAGGGCGCCGGCCTGAGGGTGCTGGAGCTGCGCTACTACTACGCGTGGACAGTGGTGCCGCTGTTCCTGCGCAGGATGCTCTTCAAGGCGGACGCCTCGGAGCACAGCCACTTCGTGAAGGCGCCCGCGCAGCCGGTCAACCGGCTGATGTACGGGCTGAGCCGCATCGATCACTGGCTCACCCGCCGGCTGCCCGCGCCTGCCGGCAGCTCCCTCATCGCGGTGGTCGCACGGACTCCGTGA
- a CDS encoding WbqC family protein: MIISAHQPAYLPWLGYFAKIAASDLFVLHDRSRIGRRNMLNRNKIGGPGGEQLLTIPLSHEDLRAERPIDEVRLVDDGWRRRHWKAIQMAYRRAPYFRLHAEFLETYYATEFATLNEVCLPFIDYCLEQLKIDCPVHRISTLQLPEFDRQTIIPLLCRKYGADAFIAGPQATNYLDTTGLDAIRIEYFHYAHPEYPQGRDGFQSHLSVLDLLMHCGPESADIVRGTPS; this comes from the coding sequence ATGATCATCAGCGCGCACCAGCCCGCCTACCTGCCGTGGCTGGGCTACTTCGCCAAGATCGCCGCCTCCGACCTGTTCGTGCTGCACGACCGCAGCCGGATCGGCCGGCGGAACATGCTCAACCGCAACAAGATCGGCGGTCCCGGCGGCGAACAGCTCCTGACCATTCCGCTCTCGCACGAGGACCTGCGGGCCGAGCGGCCGATCGACGAGGTGCGGCTGGTCGACGACGGCTGGCGGCGCAGGCACTGGAAGGCCATTCAGATGGCCTACCGGCGGGCGCCCTACTTCAGGCTGCACGCCGAGTTCCTGGAGACCTACTACGCCACCGAGTTCGCCACGCTCAACGAGGTGTGCCTGCCGTTCATCGACTACTGCCTCGAACAGCTCAAGATCGACTGCCCGGTGCACCGGATCTCGACGCTGCAACTGCCCGAGTTCGACCGCCAGACCATCATCCCGCTGCTGTGCCGGAAGTACGGCGCCGACGCGTTCATCGCGGGGCCGCAGGCGACGAACTACCTGGACACCACGGGCCTGGACGCCATCCGGATCGAGTACTTCCACTACGCGCACCCGGAGTACCCGCAGGGGCGCGACGGCTTCCAGTCGCACCTGTCCGTACTCGACCTGTTGATGCACTGCGGGCCGGAGAGCGCCGACATCGTCAGGGGGACCCCGTCATGA
- a CDS encoding aldehyde dehydrogenase family protein produces the protein MTGHVVLPAPTKVKTHPFMVWGERVEPDNDPRVLEFPNGARAAVPRLTRALVDRLHNPPTDLAETPLQEIVAYLNRIGHLWNNEEYARRRLYVRELKRMHGYSQQMADAEADLISATLRAHAQLHDMVAVELGHRQIMDRWIPREDAEVRAYPRGRSVHILPGNVPYSTTVSLIRALLTKNTSVLKYAAGEPATAVVLAQSFTDIDPNHPVTRSVSAVFWERDSDLGKEILGSADVICAWGGAEAVQVAYRNCSSEAIVVPYGPRRSFTVVGKDADMARATRGIAHDASMYEQRACFSTHQVFTDADPEEFADRLQAELVRYEDMLPRTSVTADEAAQASMEVAAQQFLGQRVRTGSWGSILITDPATVTELPSARTVFVHPVADLAEVSKWVDPTVQTIGLAPWSLHEQLRHELARRGACRFVEAGLSPFFRLGGSHDGLQPLQMMTRMVSVEAPRLNYGKGMVVPIDQSEFLEHRRLRDLLM, from the coding sequence GTGACCGGTCACGTGGTGCTGCCGGCGCCAACGAAGGTGAAGACCCATCCGTTCATGGTGTGGGGGGAGCGCGTCGAGCCCGACAACGACCCCCGCGTACTGGAGTTCCCCAACGGCGCCAGGGCCGCGGTCCCGCGGCTGACCCGGGCGCTCGTCGATCGGCTGCACAACCCGCCGACCGACCTCGCCGAGACCCCGCTGCAGGAGATTGTTGCCTACCTCAACCGGATCGGGCACCTGTGGAACAACGAGGAGTACGCGCGCCGCAGGCTCTACGTCCGTGAGCTGAAGCGGATGCACGGCTACTCCCAGCAGATGGCCGACGCCGAGGCCGACCTGATCTCGGCGACGCTGCGCGCCCACGCACAGCTGCACGACATGGTGGCCGTCGAGCTCGGCCACCGGCAGATCATGGACCGCTGGATCCCCCGCGAGGACGCCGAGGTGCGCGCCTATCCGCGCGGCCGCAGCGTGCACATCCTGCCGGGCAATGTCCCGTACTCGACCACGGTCTCGCTGATCCGCGCGCTGCTGACCAAGAACACCTCGGTGCTCAAGTACGCCGCGGGCGAGCCGGCCACCGCCGTCGTACTCGCTCAGAGCTTCACCGACATCGACCCCAATCACCCGGTGACCAGGTCGGTGAGCGCGGTGTTCTGGGAGCGCGACAGCGACCTGGGCAAGGAGATCCTCGGCAGCGCCGACGTGATCTGCGCCTGGGGCGGTGCCGAGGCGGTGCAGGTTGCCTACCGGAACTGCTCGTCCGAGGCGATCGTGGTGCCCTACGGCCCGCGGCGCAGCTTCACCGTCGTCGGCAAGGACGCGGACATGGCACGGGCGACCCGCGGCATCGCGCACGACGCGTCGATGTACGAGCAGCGTGCCTGCTTCTCCACCCACCAGGTGTTCACCGACGCCGACCCCGAGGAGTTCGCCGACCGGCTGCAGGCCGAGCTGGTGCGCTACGAGGACATGCTGCCGCGTACCTCGGTCACCGCCGACGAGGCCGCGCAGGCGTCCATGGAGGTCGCCGCGCAGCAGTTCCTCGGGCAGCGCGTCCGTACCGGCTCCTGGGGATCGATCCTGATCACCGACCCGGCCACCGTCACTGAACTCCCCAGCGCCCGGACGGTGTTCGTGCACCCGGTCGCCGACCTGGCCGAGGTGTCGAAGTGGGTCGACCCGACGGTGCAGACCATCGGCCTGGCGCCGTGGTCCCTGCACGAACAGCTGCGGCACGAGCTGGCCCGGCGCGGCGCGTGCCGGTTCGTCGAGGCGGGACTGTCGCCGTTCTTCCGGCTCGGCGGCTCCCACGACGGCCTCCAGCCGCTGCAGATGATGACCCGGATGGTCTCGGTGGAGGCCCCGCGGCTCAACTACGGCAAGGGAATGGTCGTGCCGATCGACCAGTCCGAGTTCCTGGAGCACCGCCGCCTGCGCGACCTGCTCATGTGA